The Antarcticibacterium sp. 1MA-6-2 genome has a window encoding:
- a CDS encoding DUF885 family protein, translating to MKRLKVAVILFIFSGFMSCKDKTEGNFSEEEIERQSLEFNQYLDDQFQEDLADSPMLQTQLGLKTDYGKFDDFSNIKLAEDLEKYKRRLSYLKDEVDEEALDEEANLSYRLYRQDLENRIEDYKYRFYDYPINQMRGQHTSLPSFSY from the coding sequence ATGAAAAGACTTAAAGTAGCAGTTATCCTCTTCATTTTTTCAGGCTTTATGTCGTGTAAAGATAAAACGGAGGGAAATTTTTCCGAAGAAGAGATTGAAAGGCAGTCATTAGAATTTAATCAATATCTGGACGACCAATTTCAGGAAGATTTGGCAGATTCTCCTATGCTTCAAACGCAGTTGGGGCTTAAAACCGATTATGGAAAATTTGATGATTTCTCGAATATTAAACTTGCTGAAGATCTCGAAAAGTATAAAAGACGCTTAAGTTACCTCAAAGATGAGGTAGACGAAGAAGCTCTGGACGAGGAGGCTAATCTTAGTTACAGGCTGTACAGACAGGATCTTGAAAATAGGATCGAAGACTATAAATACAGGTTTTATGATTATCCTATAAATCAAATGAGGGGGCAGCATACCAGCCTACCTAGCTTTTCTTATTAA